CTCCATAGACTGCATCGACCCTCAGAAGGCAGGAGAGCCCAACAGGCTTGAGTCCGGGGATGAGGTGGAACAAGTGGTCTTGAATGAAGCGAAACCTGACCAAGTGGTCCAAGTAGGGGCCGGACTCCCCTCACCCCTGAAAGAAGAAATGATCTCCCTGATCGAGGACCACCGGGACGTCTTCGCGTGGTCCGCAGATGAAGTGGTCGGAGTGCCACCCGAGCTCATGATTCACCAACTCAACGTTAACCCACAGGCCCGACCTGTGCGGCAGAAACGAAGGCATTTCGGCCCCGAACGTAGCAAGGCATATCAGATGAGGTCAACAAACTCTTGCCCGCCAACATGATCCATGAGATCCAATACCCCACCTGGCTGTCCAATCCAATCATGGTCAAAAAGGACATCGGTGGATGGAAAATGTGTGTGGACTTCACCGACTTCAATAAGGCCTGCCCCAAAGATTGCTACCCCCTGCCGAGAATAGACGCCCTCGTCGACTCGGCAATGGGACACGTGATCCTCTGCTTCCTGGATGCCTTCAAAGGGTATCATCAGATAGGAATGAGTGAAGAGAATCAAGAGAAAACGGCGTTCTACACGGACCAATGTGTTTATTGTTATACTACCATGCCGTTCGGTCTAAAGAACGCCGGGGCGACCTACTAAAAACTGATCAACTGACTCTTCAAGAATCAGATCGACCGCAATGTGGAGGCCTATGTGGACGACATCCTCGTCAAAAGTCTCACCACTTCATCCTTTCTGTCAGACGTGAGGGAGGTCTTCGGTGTCCTACGGGACTTAAGGATGAAGCTAAATTCCAAAAAGTGCGTCTTCGGAGTCACCTCGAAAAAATTCTTGGGGTATCTGGTTTCCCACCGGGGAATCGAGACCAACCCCGACAAGGTCAAAGCCATTCAGGACATGTCCCCACCTCGGAACATCCGAGAAGTCCAAAAGCTGAATGGACGCCTGGCCGCGTTGAATCGCTTCTTGCCCCAATCTGTTGAGAAAGCTCTGCCCTTCTTTAAGGTGCTAAAAAAGGCTGATCAGTTTACCTGGACTGAGGAGTGTCAGGTTGCCTTCGACAAGTTAAAGTAGTACCTCCATCACCTACCAACTCTCGCTTCACCTCGGCCCGAGAAGAAGCTATACCTCTACCTCTCCGCAGCCGACGAGGCTGTTAGCGCTGTTCTTATCCGGGATGAGTGCACTCAAGTGCCAGTCTACTACGTCAGCCGAGCTCTCCCCGGGCCAGAGACTCGATACACTCAGGTGGAAAAACTGGTGTTGGAACTAATCCATGCAGCTCGGCGACTGAAACCCTACTTCCTTACTCATCCCATCTTCGTCAGGACCGACCAGCCCATTCGGCAGATATTGGTGCGACCCGAGCCTTCCGGTCGCCTCACCAAGTGGGCTGTCGAATTGGCAGAGTATGACTTGTCATATGAGCCCCGCACAGCCATAAAAGCACAACCTTTAGCCGACTTCCTTGCCGAACTCACCTTCACAGAAGGTCAAGAGTCCACCTCCGCCTTTGTCGAGGTGTCCACCCCATCCCTGTGGACATTGTATGTAGATGGATCCTCTAATGGAGAGGGCAGCGGAGCTGGATTCTCCCAGGGAGAAGTGTGCACGTACGCCCTCCGCTTTGGCTTCCCAGCCACCAATAATGAAGTCGAGTACGAGGCCTTAATTGCTGGACTCCAGCTGGCCCGCAAGCTTGGCGCCCAGCGAATCCACGTCCGCAGTGACTCCCAACTCGTTGTACGCCAAGTTCTTGGTGAATACGAGGCCAAGGATGAGACCATGCAACGGTACCTCTCCAAAGTTCACCAACTCACCGCGTACTTCGAGTCTTTCGAAATCCAAAGAATACCCCGGTCCCAAAATAAGCGAGCCGACGCCTTATCCCGACTGGCTTCTACGTCATTCTCTGATCTCAACAAAACAGTTTTAGTGGAAGTCCTGAGTGAACCGGGATACGTGGAAGAGGTGGCCTGTCCCGTGCACTCTGAAGACACTTGGATGACCCCGTTCATCCTTTTCTTGGGTCAGGGAACCCTCCCCGAAGACCGAGCCGAGGCGAGAAGGATACAACGTAAGGCGGCTCGGTACGCTCTCCGCGATGGAGAGCTGTACAAACGCTCCTATTTCGGCCCATGGCTGAGGTGTGTCACTCCCGAAACAGGACGCCACGTCCTCCACGAGATCCACGAAGGTCTGTGTGGAGGTCACGTCGGCCACAGAATGCTAGCCAAGAAGGTTTTGCTTCTTGGATTTTTCTGGCCCTTTGTTCGGCAAGACGCCCAGGACCTCGTTCTCGACTGTCCTTCCTGCCAAGTCTACGCACCCGAGCACCACCAGCCCTCAAATTTCATGGTTCCCATCACCTCACCCTGACCGTTTGAGCAATGGGGGACAGACATCATAGGTCCTTTCCCCAGAACCGCCGGGGGTTATACATTCCTGATAATCGCTGTGAATTACTTCACCAAGTGGGTGGAGGCCGAGCCTCTGAGGACCATCACCAGATTGACaattcaaaaattcttttgaaAATGCATTGTCTGCCGCTTCGGCATACCTCAGGTCATCATCTCGGACAACGGGAGGCAGTTTGCCGAGAACCCCTTCAAAACTTGGTGCAAAAACCTCGGCATCAAACAACATTTCACTTCGGTGGGCCACCCCCAGGCCAACGGTCAAGCAGAAAACTTCAACCGAACTCTCTTGCATGGTCTCAAGACCCGACTACACCGAGTTGGAACATCTTGGGTCGAAGAACTCCCCAGTGTCCTGTGGTCTTATCGGACCACGCCGAGGTCAGCCACGCAAGAGACCCCCTTCTCTTTGACCTACGGAGCCGAGGCTGTCATCCCTACCGAGATCCTTATCCCCAACCCTCGGCTCGCAGCCTATGCAGCCGAGGTGAACAACGAAGAGAGACAGCTGGATCTCGACCTCGTCGATGAGCAAAGGGACCTCGCCTCAGCTCGGATAGCCTCCTACAAGAGTACTTTGGCCCACTATTACAATGCCCGCGTCAGACACCGTAGATTCCAGTCAGGGAACTTGGTTCTCAGAAAAAACTCAGTCAGCCGAGCTGAACCGCAAGGGAAATTGTACCCGAAATGGGAAGGCCCTTACCGAGTTGTGGAATCTAACCTTAAGGGATATTGTAAACTGAGCTACCGGGATGGCTCATTAGTGCCGAGGTCTTGGCACGCCGAGaaccttaagttgtattatgctTGAACATTTTACTAAGTTGTGACTTCATATGTCTTGTTATTTTCAACACTCGGATGTTACACATCCGCTATCAAAAAAATAAGGGGGACAAGTAAGGGACGAAGCGAGAAATAAAAAGTGCCGAGATGAGAAAAAATAGACATTTCATTTAAAGAGACAAGGCAATACAAAAAAACATGACCGGGATCAGAAGTGCTGCTAAGCACCTCCCACCTCGGCGTCCCACCTAAACACCTAACGAGTCTAGTCTTCCGTCTCGGCTCCATTCCCGGTCTTGGCTCCCTCCTGGGCAGCCTTCTCGCTGGTCTCTTCCCCGCCGGGGTGAAGCTCATCCCCTCCAGGCACTTCGCCCACCTTCTCGCCGAGGTCTCCATCAATTTCCTCCCCCTCGTCCTCCTCGAACGCTTCATCGAGTTCGGACAGCCACTTATTGAACTCCTCCTGGACTTTGGCCAGATTCCTTCCCGCCTGGAGGCCCTCGGCCAACCGATCGCACAACTCCTTAGAGTTCTCGTTGTAGTTGGCATGGTTCCTAAAGGACTCCAAGGCTTCGGAGGAGAGGTGAGCTGCGACCTCGTCCACGGCTGAAGTGAAGCCGAACATAAAGCTCGGCGTGAGCAGTTGGCCGAGATCCCTAGTGAAGGGCTCAGACTTCCGAAATGCGTCCACGGCCGAGACTCTAGCACCCTCGAGATCTTGTTCATGGGACTTCTTCACCTCGTCCCCCCTCTTCTGCTCTTCCTCGAGAGCTGATTTGAGACTATTCATTGTAGTCTCGGTCTCCTCACCCTTAGTTTCGGCTTCCTGAAGTCGCCTTTAAAACTCCGATTTCTCGGATTCGGACACCGCCAGTTTTTTCTCCAACTTAGAGATCTGTTTCTGCAGCTTGCCTGTGTCCTGCTCCTCGACCAGAGCACAGTATCGGTGTGTCATCTCGGCCACAAAGGCTGAGTTGGAAGCTGTGGTCACCATGAGACTTTGAACCATCTCGGCCGGGGtcagcttcttcatgaactccAAGTCCCTTGGCAAGGTGGAGTGCATCACTAGCTCTTGGGCAACCCGAGGATGGTTGCACCTGTCGTTGACCGTAACTTTCCAATTCGGACACCAATGCTCGCCGGGGTGTGTCTTCTCCTTCCCGGAAAACACCGGGGGGCTATGGAAACGATTCCATAGCGAGGTCCCCGAGACTGCATTTACAGGAGGTTTCAGCTGCTTGCCTCGGCCATGAGGAGGGGGGAGTGCCGTAGTGACCACTTCGAGGGGTACCCCTTCGGGCACCGGCGAGGTGGATCCTGAGGTTACGGCGGCCGAGCTACTTTGCGTGGCTGTAGTAGGAGTGTCCTGGGCTGCCGAGATCTTGGCCGCCtgtccttttttcttctttggctgAGGTGCCGAGGTCTCACCAGAGTCTTTCCTCTTCGACCTCTTGGCCACCTCGGTTGAGCCAGCAGTGATGATGTCGGACAACTTGACCACTGCACAAGAACCAAACATTATTATTTGCCACAGCCGAAGTGAAAGAAAAGTTATGAAAGAAAAATTACAAGGTCTCGTAAGTTTAGTGGAAAAGAAAGGAGGCTTGGTAGGACTGATCATGGCTCGACTGATTCCCCCATCGACCAGCACGGCCTCGGGGTAGTCATTACTGAACAGCCGAAGTCCAGACCCCATCAACTTCTGGAAGGACCCCTCTTCGTGGTCCCCAACTGAGGGGTCGGCCTTTGATTTAATGGGCCTCCACCAAAAATTCCAAGGGAAGTCCACGGCTGGAACGAAGACGAAGTCACGCTTCCAGTTCTTTATCGAAGAGGGAGCACCGATCACGAGTTTTGGGATGGAGTTATTCCGATTGCAGATGTAGAACCATCCCTTGTCCGTCCCGTGTGCCTTGAGAGTGTAGCATCGGCGGAAGAGGTCCACGGAAGGAGTCACCTCTTGATGTCGGCACAACATCTCGAACCCCACGAGAATGCGGACCGCGTTCGGGGTGAGTTGGGTAATTCTCACGTGGAAGTGACGAAGTACGTCCCTGAAGAATCTCGACGTCTGCATTCTCAGCCCAACTTCCAGCTGTTGGACGTAGATCGCCACCATGCCCATAGGGGGCTTCTCGGCTGAGTCGTCTGGCCCAAGCGAGGTGATGAGATACCCCGGCCGGAAGGGATATTTCCTTATCACCCTCTCAGCCCTGTCTCTTCCCATACGACTTCTAAATTTCGGCATCTTGCCGAAGTCTATGTTAGCTACATCTTTCAGAGTGATTGGCTGCAATACGCCCTCGTCGTGCGGTATCTCAGTTCCGAGCTCGCTATTGTAGACGACCTCGGAACCACCCTCACTCATCTCGGATGACTCCGAATCCGAGGCTGCCTCGCTGGTTCCCACTTCGGCCGACCCCTCCGTATCACTAGGGGTAGATCTCTCTGAGCTGGATGAAGTCGGCACCTCCAAGGTGTCCGGTCCCTCCTCGATCTGGTAGCTCGGTGTCACAGTTTCTTTATGGGTCTTAGCTATTTTGGCCATGTGTGTAAGACGAGATGGAAAGAAAGATACTTACTGTTGACTATGGTATCGAACGAAGATGATGACTTCGGCTGTAATCTCGGCTGGCAGGATTGATCTCGGCAACACTCGTAAATTTTGCAAGTCGCGGGCAAAGAAAGAAAGTGATGGGCCATACGGTGAAAAGGACCCCCTATTTATAAGGGTTTGGGGGGAATCCGAAGAGGCGGCAAGAATGTGAAAGGACGGCCACGTTCGAATTCAAAATGCCGTGCCTCCCTCTCTCCTCATTAATGCCCCGTCCTTTCGACTGACACCCTTTGCACGAAACGTTCCACTACTTCACGACGCGACGGTTACCAATGATCACGTCCTGTCAACTGACTCGCCCACGTGTCACGTCCTCGCATCTTCCGGAGCAGTTTCGGGACCCCGACTCTTTACGATTTCGGCACAAGGAAGCCTCGGTACCTCCCTGGCCCGGAGCTCCCGAGGCTTGGGGGGCTTATtgaggatgctcacctcggccaccccGCATGTCTGAGGTGAACCCACCTCGTCCCTCATCAGAGCTCATCCGTGTCTTGGGCATAACCCCTGAGCTCGGCCGGATCCCTAGTCTACCGTGCAGGTGACCTCGGCACCTCCACCTCAgctgcacgctgatgatgtcGAGCCACCTGACATCACCCGGGAccagtgctttatctgaaaagcactggagGCACTTAATGGCACCTGCACAATACTCTCCGTCATCATACCCATAAGGCTACAGTGTCAGGGTCAGGCCTCCTGACAGGGGACAGAGCCGTAATGCCAGAGAGTGGGTCCCACTAGCATGAGCCTTCCGTCCTGTCCTCTACTCTCCTcctataaataccccacacacactcccaacaagtaagcaCACTGTTTATTCTCATATACTACTATTtttctcgttctcatactaacttgatcgtcggagtgatctTAGGGGAAAAGCCCCGCCTTCCACTTCGACCGTGCAACCTCATTTCATTCCACCCGAGGTGAGATAATCGAGTTCACCTCTCCACATCAACAAGAGAGCTGATTTCGGTTGGACTAAGTACCcgccaaaaatcacctcttcaccAAGCATACATTGTAAAAGTGGAAAGAAATTCTTGTCACTATATATACCCTATTTCACGTGCGCTAGGCGTGCCTAACAATCTGTTAATGGAGCACATCAGCTTCAAATATATATGTTACAATTGTTGATTTATACAAAGTCTACAAGTTATTTAGGCTATAATTTTCAAGTCAACCAACTAgatgaaaaattgaaatccaGTGTATTTAGTTTAAGTTTTTTTTCTTGCGCGCAGGTTAGTTTAAGGTTTTTGTTAGTTGAAATTTCATTACCCATCAAGACCCCACATTTTGCTTTCTTGCACATGGGGTATATAAATAATATTGATTGCAAATATCCTtgtgaaaaaaattttattttagcaAGACCGCTATTCTTTATTTATTGATACAGCATTCTAGCTAGTTTATAAGAAGCCATTTTAAAAGGAAACACCATCTTAATTTTTAGGTTTATCTAATTTAGATAGAGTAaatcttttatacactgacaGCGTATATACTATCACGGTTAGATACATGATACATAAATAACATTtggaattcaaatttaaatttaaatgaattgtCATATATTCAATAGTGATAGTGTATGTATTGTCaatatataaaagattaatccatataGATATCAGTCataactatggtttattgtgttTAGTTTGGTGGTTACCTTTATTCAGGGTCTACGATGCCTTGTACTATGTGAAGAATGAATTCGAATACACAAACAACAAGTTGACAAATTTGGCTAGGGTAAAAAGTCATTATCAGTTATGTACCAACTTAAACTTCAGCGTCTGATTTCTGAAAAGTTTGTTATGTTACAACATTTTACCAATTATGCTTACTAAATTAAGTGCTTAGTTACTTACTCTACGTATTCAATCCTTCCTTCTTGAGTTCATGTGGCATTTGCTGCTGCAAAAGAGAATTGTCAAATGTAGggaaattgagaagaaaaaagagtgatctcctagcaaatttagtgatcTTGAGCGAGGGAAAATTGAGTGTTATTTAGTCTGATTCTCcttgaatttttgaaatcttGAATGTCTATGCACCATATCAACCTAGTATATGAAATTTGCAAATAGCTGGTCATAAAATGAAATTTAGAAGCAATtcactctcttttttttgtggGCAAAGCCCCAAATTGGGGTCGGGATGCCATcccttaatttatttatattgaGAAAGAGTACAGCGAATTGGAGGGGGGCAAAACCTGACATCTGTTAAAGTAAAATAGACAGCTAAGGTAATACGCACATATGGAAAAAACTGCTATTCTGAACACATAACAGATGAATTGAAAGAAATCATCCACATGAGGGTGTCCCACATTTGAGGGATTTTGAGTGAGCATGGGAATTTGATTTAACATCTTGACGTGTTTGTATTGTTtgagctgttttttttttttttgagagctGCTTCCTCGCTTTCTTTGAAATAACTTGGGTAAATTGCTCGTGAACTAGGTTCTGGTCTTGATCTCTATCTTTATCGCGTTGTGAATCATCTtcgttttcttcatttttgtcaTCCTTGCATATTGTTCTTGAATGACGAAGAGGCTTTTGATACATGAGGGGGATCTTACCATgtattttcttccatttaagCTCTTCGAACACATCTTTAAATTGTGGCACATCTTTAATCTGTGGCTTTTGAGGCATAGAGGATTCGTTTCTGTTCTTATACTTGTACCCACAAAGGGTGTGTCTCCAACTGACACAACATCACGTGGATCATGAATTTGGTCTACTTTCACGAGCGCACCGTTTGCCACATCAGACGTAATTCCAGTACTTTGCTGTGAGGAGTTGCCAGTCTCCATCGCCTTCTCTTTCGATGCAGCCTCTGTGGATGCGCCATTTGCTGGTTGAATGGAATAGTCATCCTCAGACTCTGGATCAGTGAATTCCCCATCATGAAGTGGATTCGAAGTCGAAGTCTGCAGCCCAACATCTGATCCATGCTCCGGCTCCACAACCCAATCTACGACAATAGCAGACTTTGCAGCTTCTCCCTTATGGCTTTGCCCAATATTCGGTTGGAGATCATCAGGATTAATAGTATCCAAAacaaaatgtgaattattcccTAAAATGGCAACCTCTGGAATTGTCTGAACATGAGCCTCGACTGTCACACCCGACTTGCCCTTCTTTGGAGCATAAATTTGTGTTGGTTCACGATCGTTTATTGTTCTGTTAGCCTTCAAAGGATGAAgaataggattttttttaaaacattaaTCTTGAGTATGCCCAATCTTTGCACAATGATGGCAAAATTCTGGCCAAAACTCataatcaattttttgccaTGCGCCCTTAGAGTCATCACCAATCCAAATACGTTGAGTACTTCGATACATCTAACTCAATTAACACTCTAGCTACGGATGGCCTACGAAAATCTAAAGTTGCGGCATCAACCTTCAACGGCCTCCCAAGAAGTGATGCAATCTTATTCAAATACTTCATATTAAAGAACGGAAGAGGAAGCTCAGGAAAAGATACCCAGATAGGAGCAATTGATGCTTCATGATCTGCCTTGAAATTGATAGTCCATTTGGAGATGGTCATGGGAGAATTCTGCACGAACCATGATCTTCGGACAAAAAGACGCATGTAATCCTTTTCCAGACATGGGCAAAAAAGCACATGATTGTTATCTAATAAGCCAACTGGGTAATCCCCTTTCAATCCAAGCGAAAcaacaaattttctaataagCTCCATAGGAGGCCTGCTATACGCAAACCTGCCCACAAGAAAATTCTTAAATGGTTCAGAAAGAGTTAAAATTTCTTCACGAGATATCAAAAGTGCCGGCTCCCCACGAAAGGTTGAAAGCTGGCCAAAATCCGGAATAATGTCATTGCATGACTTAGCAGCTGCGTTGCCTGTTAAATCAGCAGCAAAAGACTTCACCACAGGAGGTTTTCCGGCCACCCCTAAGGGCAGATAGGGCGTCATAGCCGCGCCGGCCATAGAGAAGCACAGACTCTGAGTAATCCCTCTAAATTAGGGACATTTATTCAAACAGTTTTCTTGTACCTGGAGACGTTGTTAGGAGTGGTGCCGTAGTCAGTAGCGAGCGGCAAGTGTGAGGCGGTCCGCTAGGCAGTTGTGGCAGTTGACGCTTCAGGTGCGGATAACGGAGGAAGAGTTTCGTTTTCACTTGGACATTTTGTCAAACATGTGGTAGGCCTGATTTTAGCTCACATGTCTCTTGAACATTGGCCGAATGTAAATCCCAAAAATTTTTTGCCAACAATCAaaggatgaaaagaaaaaaatggatgaTAAGAAGAAGCTCGGTTAGTTGTTcagaagaagcaaaatcagTGTTTTAGGTAGGTAGATCTGAGAAGCTATGTAAGAGGTACGAAGAACTTTGAGATACGACATTTAAAGACAGATGGATGACGTACCCTCAAAGTCAAAAATAAGTTAGTATatcaaataaaatttgatttagaGCTTCCATGACAAACTATAAAGAAACATAGTATAACTAGAAGCTCaagattaagaaaaataaaattgattaGTTCGCACCCATCATTTTTGGGTAAGCTGTAAATTCACCTCTAGGTACATAAGTAAAACCTAGATGGTTTGCCATTTCTACGAAAATATAGTAACACACTTTTGCTTTTTGAGAGTATCAGTTCAGGGTAGCGAGAGATATATCCGGGCAAAAAGAGTGATGAAAGATGCAATTGGCAGCTTAATCTCTggtagtgttttttttttcctcaagtGTGTTTATGTATACACTTAGATAAACATATAAACGTACAAGCACACATAGGATCAATGAGAGAATCCACACTCTCATTGCACGTATAGGATGCATGATTACAGGAATTTTATAGGCTTAATTCAACTTGAGACCTCTTAAATTATAAACACACTCTCATTTTAATCTTTAAACTTCAGTTTTagacaaaaaaaatgtaattggATACGTAAAAATCAATTGGTAATTTCTACATTCAATTTTTTAGATAAGCAATTTCTATATTCAAACAGAACAGCAGTGGGCTGAAAAAAATTAGTGTTAAGTAGGAGTACTTAACTTTGAAAGTTGCAGTCTAAAATCCTCTTGTAATTTTGCACATTACCAAATGACATCCTAAAGTTTCAACATGTCTATATAAAGTGTTAGGTTTTAGGGACACTATGCagcggaaaaataaaaatttttccctAAAACTATTCAGGAATCACCCTAGATTTTACGTATGATGCATTAAAAGGAGGGTTATAGGATTACCTTAATCCTTGCGGCGTCTCCCTGCAGTGTTGTTGAGGATGGTCAGCCCTTGAACAGTCCAGCCGTCCTGCCTCTACTGATATCCACGCTAGAGCAACCCTGGGTCGTCTCACGAACTATGTATTGAAGAGCAAGAAAAAGTTGCTAGCCCTTCTTGCTCTTATTCGAAGTATGTGACGCTCACAGACTCTCCCTTTTGCCTTTTTTTGTTACCTTCACCCTCTCAGCCCCTCCTCTATCTCTCCCTTAGGAGTTAAAAGGAGAGACAGAGATAATAAGATAGAATGATGAGTCTTGCTGTCTGATTCAAAATCAAACGATAAGACTTTATCACACAAGACTCTATCTATCAGTTATCTGACAGATAAGAGATAATCGTTCACTCTTATCTACTCAAATAGGCCTgggatttattttcttttaaaattaaacccCGATAATTTACACAGTGTTAATCCAGGATTAAATCTCTATTGCGTGTGACCCAATAGGTCCCGAATAAATTGGTAATAATTATGGTTtaataattagataaaataaacgactttattttatcataacttATAACAAAACATCAATCCACAATTCTAGACCACGAGCAGTGTCTAGCAACATATCGCGATTGCCCAATTCCTCGGAATTAGTCAAGGGAATTTGACCTAACCTTTGCGTGAAAAATCACCGTGTAATTATTATCCTTTCACCAAAGATATCCAATTAGTCAGGAATAAGGAATAAGTGCCAATTCCCTGATGACTAATTAAGTTTCTCTAGTTCCCGAAATTTACCCTGAATTAGGTTAAATTGAAGACATTCTTTAATTTATCTAATAGTCgactttagggttaattttcTACTAGTGGCCATCCGGATATCAACTCCTTCTATCAGAGTAGTAAATTCTATCTTGATCACCCATTTTCTTTACGTGCTTCGCACTACATCCAACTTCTACACTTTAAGGTACTCATGAAGAGTAACAAGTAATTAGAGTCAAAATGTAGTGATTCACACTCAAGCTACTATGGTGATCTTAAGTCGTAGGATCACTTACACAATTTTTCACTAGAGatacaccattggcactagataGATATCCTAACGGAATCTCTAAACGGATCACTCCAATGCATTTGAACTCttcaaatcatctacacattagcCTAGATATCTTCATACCATGGTTGATGAGAACAACCACTAATTACCTTAATCAGAGACTAACTGTGTACTAGTTTTACCGTACTAAAGATGTCCTATTTCATTAGTACTATAACTAGGGAATTCtaagaatattactataaatgCGATTGATATCTCATGGTCACCAACTCTTGTGACTACCATCACATCAGTAAATATTCTAAGGATTTTATCGgttataactaatatttaacagataaataagaagttattaaaatacaaaacatataataaggaatgcataaaataaaacaaatacatTGTTTTAGGGCATACACTCCAACATAAAGTCATTGTAGTTTTATGAGAAGTGGAAAGTAGATTGAAAGGTGGTCACAATCCCCGCCGTTTTATTCTGTGTTAAGGGGCTAAACCCCTCTCTtgtaaccaaaagaaaaaaaagattgaaagcATGTTTGATTATTGTGATCGAACCAAACGCACATGATATGTAATAATCGGATCCACTTAACCTTGTATGGTTTGCATAATTATCCACTTAACTTTTCTACCGTTTGTGTGTTTATCCACATAATACTCTCAATATTTTTATGCAAGGTGTTTACACCATTATTTGATTTAGTAATTAAGAAAGAACAATAGTGGTATTTCAACTAATAACACCATGAAGGTTATCTTCTATTAAGTTTTGACTTTATATGAAACCATGATGGAAGTTATATAGATATTTTCAAAAGTTAGATATGCGAAACCACGGGGTTGCTAATTTTGACGAATATGATGCGTGCGCAACCCGTGGAAGGTGTTTGGCATCACTGAAGCTGAAGCCCTTGCCATGGCCGGTTCTTGATCCGTGAAGAATGTTCTCGGCGGCTTACCGGACATGGCTTCTAGAATGGTTTGGAACAACCATTTGTAGGAATCAACACCATCATCATATAATAGTGCAGCACCAAATATTACCATCTGGCGGTGATGATTAAATCCCAGGAAAATGCCCAAAGGACGATATTCCTTGTTTGTTCTAAATGTCGTGTCGAAGGTAACCACCTCTCCAACATATTTGTAGCCTATAGTTATTTGTTCCTCAGTATCCAAATGTACAGCAAAGTAAAATGATGGGTTTTCCAGAGGTTGTTGTTGAAAATGTCTGAAAATGGTTCCAGCTTCCCCCAACCTTAAGCTTCCAGAGCGCTTGTTTGGAAGATACCCCAGCTTCAACGATAATGACACAAGCAAGACATCCTGTCTTAGTTTCTGCACGGGGTGTCTTTGTTGCCCTGTCCCTTTTATCCTGAAGCCGGAATCCTTCTTTATTACATGCAAACTACCTTGAAGTTATGATTCCCGATTTATCTTTGTTGCAATACTCTTTTAGAACACCAAATCCAAG
The Coffea arabica cultivar ET-39 chromosome 6c, Coffea Arabica ET-39 HiFi, whole genome shotgun sequence genome window above contains:
- the LOC113693115 gene encoding uncharacterized protein translates to MVKKDIGGWKMCVDFTDFNKACPKDCYPLPRIDALVDSAMGHVILCFLDAFKGYHQIGMSEENQEKTAFYTDQCIDRNVEAYVDDILVKSLTTSSFLSDVREVFGVLRDLRMKLNSKKCVFGVTSKKFLGYLVSHRGIETNPDKVKAIQDMSPPRNIREVQKLNGRLAALNRFLPQSVEKALPFFKYLHHLPTLASPRPEKKLYLYLSAADEAVSAVLIRDECTQVPVYYVSRALPGPETRYTQVEKLVLELIHAARRLKPYFLTHPIFVRTDQPIRQILVRPEPSGRLTKWAVELAEYDLSYEPRTAIKAQPLADFLAELTFTEGQESTSAFVEVSTPSLWTLYVDGSSNGEGSGAGFSQGEVCTYALRFGFPATNNEVEYEALIAGLQLARKLGAQRIHVRSDSQLVVRQVLGEYEAKDETMQRYLSKVHQLTAYFESFEIQRIPRSQNKRADALSRLASTSFSDLNKTVLVEVLSEPGYVEEVACPVHSEDTWMTPFILFLGQGTLPEDRAEARRIQRKAARYALRDGELYKRSYFGPWLRCVTPETGRHVLHEIHEGLCGGHVGHRMLAKKVLLLGFFWPFVRQDAQDLVLDCPSCQVYAPEHHQPSNFMVIISDNGRQFAENPFKTWCKNLGIKQHFTSVGHPQANGQAENFNRTLLHGLKTRLHRVGTSWVEELPSVLWSYRTTPRSATQETPFSLTYGAEAVIPTEILIPNPRLAAYAAEVNNEERQLDLDLVDEQRDLASARIASYKSTLAHYYNARVRHRRFQSGNLVLRKNSVSRAEPQGKLYPKWEGPYRVVESNLKGYCKLSYRDGSLVPRSWHAENLKLYYA